Proteins encoded within one genomic window of Formosa agariphila KMM 3901:
- a CDS encoding glycosyltransferase produces MPKKEKILIFIDWFLPGYKAGGPIQSVNNIVFHLHDEFDISIVTSNKDLGESIPYDNIEFNTWQLKANYKVMYLDENHQNSALYKNLIEEEDYDYVYYNSLFSIKFTLLPLWTFRKTVLKQVLAPRGMVGKGALAIKPLKKKLFISLFKLNGLHKKVVWHATSSLEKEEIETQFGHELDIRIAPNLSSKMGEYQEKEKSKKCLNVFFLSRIALKKNLLKSLEYLSHTSSEHTINFTIIGPIDESEYWTACENYIKTLPSHIIVNYLGAVPNYKLKDVLKAQHVLLLPTMHENFGHVIMESWQNGCPVIISDQTPWEKLKEKHIGYSVTLSETDKFVEKINHFAEMDKVSYNLWSKSSYDFAETFTQKPQLVIDTKKLFK; encoded by the coding sequence ATGCCTAAAAAAGAAAAAATATTAATTTTTATAGATTGGTTTTTACCGGGCTACAAAGCAGGAGGTCCAATTCAATCTGTAAATAATATAGTGTTTCATCTTCATGATGAATTTGATATATCTATAGTAACTTCCAATAAAGATTTAGGAGAGTCTATTCCTTACGATAATATAGAATTTAATACTTGGCAACTAAAAGCAAATTACAAGGTGATGTATTTAGATGAAAACCATCAAAATAGCGCACTTTATAAAAATTTAATTGAAGAAGAAGATTACGATTACGTGTATTATAATTCGTTATTTTCTATAAAATTCACATTACTTCCTTTATGGACATTTAGAAAAACAGTTTTAAAGCAGGTTTTAGCACCTCGAGGTATGGTCGGGAAAGGTGCTTTAGCGATAAAACCCTTGAAGAAGAAACTATTTATCTCCTTATTTAAGTTAAATGGGTTGCATAAAAAAGTAGTATGGCACGCCACCTCCAGTTTGGAAAAAGAAGAAATCGAGACACAGTTCGGACATGAGTTGGATATTCGTATTGCGCCAAATTTATCTTCAAAAATGGGTGAGTATCAGGAGAAAGAAAAAAGTAAAAAATGTTTAAATGTGTTTTTTCTTTCTAGAATAGCACTTAAGAAAAATTTATTAAAGTCTTTAGAATATCTATCTCATACAAGTTCAGAGCATACTATTAATTTTACTATTATCGGTCCAATTGATGAATCTGAATATTGGACGGCTTGCGAAAATTACATTAAGACATTACCTAGTCATATAATAGTAAATTATTTAGGGGCAGTTCCAAATTATAAATTAAAGGACGTTTTAAAAGCACAACATGTTCTACTATTACCAACTATGCACGAAAATTTCGGACACGTAATTATGGAATCTTGGCAAAATGGTTGTCCTGTAATTATTTCAGACCAAACGCCCTGGGAAAAACTAAAAGAAAAACATATAGGATATTCAGTAACTTTGTCCGAAACAGATAAGTTTGTGGAAAAAATCAATCACTTTGCTGAAATGGATAAAGTTAGTTATAATTTATGGTCTAAATCTTCATATGATTTTGCTGAGACGTTTACTCAAAAACCACAACTTGTAATCGATACAAAGAAATTATTTAAATAG
- a CDS encoding glycosyltransferase family 4 protein, producing the protein MLQQINYIFRKRLPQYNSIEELFGAIQAKLKDKVEIDTQELKLSGGSPVVILKNILSFRKKSPSQINHITGDVNYMALVTGKKSVLTIHDIGSILKGNTLKRIYLKLFWFTLPAIFVNKITVISEFTKAELCKVIPFASKKIEVVYNPVHSELSYCPKEKNSVCPNILLIGTKPNKNIERTFEALSGITCKLTIIGKLTENQLKLLELYKLEYKSMFQVPYVDIIQAYKNCDLVLFASTYEGFGMPIIEAQAIGRPVITSNIGAMKEVAKDTAYLVNPYNVEEIREAVLSITSNVEMQNKLISKGRINVERFRIDKIVEDYLTIYKDVINA; encoded by the coding sequence ATGCTACAACAAATAAATTACATCTTCAGAAAACGATTGCCACAATATAATAGCATTGAGGAGCTATTTGGTGCGATTCAAGCTAAGCTTAAAGATAAGGTAGAGATAGATACTCAAGAACTCAAATTATCTGGAGGGAGTCCAGTTGTAATATTAAAAAATATCCTAAGTTTTAGAAAGAAGTCACCTTCTCAAATAAATCATATTACTGGGGATGTGAATTACATGGCGTTAGTAACAGGGAAAAAATCAGTGTTAACCATTCATGATATTGGTTCCATTTTAAAAGGAAATACCTTAAAACGAATATATCTTAAGCTATTTTGGTTTACTTTGCCCGCTATTTTCGTTAATAAAATTACTGTGATTTCTGAATTTACTAAAGCAGAACTTTGCAAAGTAATACCTTTTGCCTCAAAGAAAATAGAGGTTGTATATAATCCAGTGCATTCAGAATTAAGTTATTGCCCAAAAGAAAAGAATTCTGTTTGTCCAAATATTTTATTGATAGGAACTAAGCCAAATAAAAATATTGAACGTACTTTTGAGGCTTTAAGCGGAATAACTTGTAAATTAACGATTATAGGAAAATTAACAGAAAATCAATTAAAACTTTTAGAATTGTATAAGTTAGAATATAAATCCATGTTTCAGGTACCTTATGTTGATATTATTCAAGCGTATAAGAACTGTGATTTAGTTTTGTTTGCATCGACTTATGAAGGTTTTGGAATGCCTATTATAGAAGCCCAAGCCATTGGTAGACCTGTTATTACGTCTAATATAGGAGCGATGAAAGAGGTTGCTAAAGATACAGCGTATTTAGTAAATCCATATAATGTAGAAGAGATTCGAGAGGCTGTGTTAAGTATTACTTCGAATGTCGAGATGCAAAATAAATTAATAAGTAAAGGTCGGATAAACGTCGAGAGATTTCGTATTGATAAGATTGTAGAAGATTATTTAACTATTTATAAGGACGTTATTAATGCCTAA